From Tubulanus polymorphus chromosome 9, tnTubPoly1.2, whole genome shotgun sequence, a single genomic window includes:
- the LOC141911360 gene encoding uncharacterized protein LOC141911360, whose amino-acid sequence MDSSISSSTISSTTVDTSTSSSTESTSLTDSTTSSSTDTSTTVDISSSSTETTSPIDSSTSSSTDTSTTIDTLTSASSETTSATDSSISSTTVSSTTVDTSTSSSTESKSPTYSSTSSSTTSPTSVTTSTLASTDTTLTTDSSTSSSTDTSTTVDTSTSASTVTTLPTDSSTSPSTVSSTTIETSTSSSTESTSPTDSTNSSSTDTSTTVDTSASSSTETTSPTDSSTSSSTLSSTTKDTSTSASTETTSPTDSSTSFSTDTSTTVDTSTSASTDTTFTTVSSTSSSHFSTVDPSTSPITETTSPTASSTSSSTVSSTTVVSSMSTESSTPTDSSTSFSTLSSTMVDTQTPSPRYVPISDISYLQTTSVGPFSVKINRSWNPAFSDNTSREFDVFEHIARHAVGNEHYGLSPPISRIVTLGLSNGSVIYQYIVEYNSSVLLRYLKDNDNVDLIEYLDNIVLPRLISNNFSIEQYKVDRNWTKKNFIKSHKSNPIDPCYRVNPALCPLGYKCANPANRSTQLNIKCEDRCYGVTCSGNGACYTSHASGEPYCVCNEPYTGSECSAQSVVASSEQNVIAISLGAVFGVLLIAIIFTVIIIFVRRRKKRQQSSNLHRDPLSVEALFWRQINEETRIPRPQLSTTGRYNLPLHVNTDASSLSLERDMGRMSFSRFSWYSMASSRQTRRPSPSLPREIDDDADSDMYNYFDTLFGGVESSSVDRKEQFKIKRPRIMPTRPGGLFRLETDEADTNTI is encoded by the exons atgGATTCGTCTATTTCATCCTCGACTATCagctcaactacggtagacacatctacctcgtcgagcaccgaGTCGACATCACTAACGGATTCGACTACTTCGTCCTcaactgacacatccactacggtagacatatcctcgtcgagcaccgagacgacgtCACCAAtagattcgtctacttcgtcctcaactgacacatccactacgATAGACACTTTGACATCGGCGAGCAGCGAGACGACATcagcaacggattcgtctattTCATCCacgactgtcagctcaacaacggtagacacatcgacctcgtcgagcaccgaGTCGAAATCACCAACGTATTCGTCAACATCATCCTCGACTACCAGTCCCACGTCGGTGACCACATCGACATTggcgagcaccgatacgaccttaacaacggattcgtctacttcgtcctcgactgacacctccaccaCGGttgacacatcgacctcggcgagcaccgtgacgacattaccaacggattcgtctacttctccttcgactgtcagctcaactaCGATAGAAACATCTACCTCGTCGAGCACAGAgtcgacatcaccaacggattcgacTAATTCGTCCTCAAcagacacatcaactacggtagacacatctgcctcgtcgagcaccgagacgacatcaccaacagattcgtctacttcatcctcgactctCAGCTCAACTACGAAAGACACATctacctcggcgagcaccgagacgacatcaccaacggattcgtctacttcgttctcgactgacacatccaccacggtagacacatcgacatcggcaagcaccgatacgaccttCACAACGgtttcgtctacttcatcctcacATTTCTCTACGGTAGACCCATCAACTTCCCCCATCACTGAGACGACTTCACCAACTgcttcgtctacttcatcctcgactgtcagctcaactaCGGTAGTTTCCTCGATGAGCACCGAGAGTTCCACACCAAccgattcgtctacttcatttTCGACTCTCAGCTCCACTATGGTGGACACACAAACACCTAGTCCTCGCTATGTACCGATATCAGATATAA GTTACTTACAAACAACTAGCGTCGGGCCATTCTCTGTAAAGATCAATCGTTCCTGGAATCCAGCTTTTTCGGACAACACATCGAGAGAGTTTGATGTTTTTGAGCACATTGCACGACATGCG GTAGGAAATGAACACTATGGTTTAAGTCCACCTATATCGAGAATTGTTACGTTAGGATTATC GAATGGAAGCGTTATTTATCAATACATTGTTGAGTATAACTCATCAGTTTTGCTGAGGTATCTTAAGGATAACGATAATGTCGATCTTATTGAATACCtcgataatatagtattaccAAGGCTTATTAGTAATAACTTCAGTATCGAACAGTATAAGGTTGACAGGAATTGgacgaaaaaaaatttcatca AGTCACACAAATCGAATCCGATTGATCCGTGTTATCGTGTAAATCCGGCACTATGTCCGCTCGGATATAAGTGTGCCAACCCCGCAAATAGATCAAcacaattgaatataaaatgcgAAGATAGATGTTACGGAGTCACATGTAGCGGAAACGGTGCATGCTATACGTCCCATGCGTCTGGTGAACCGTACTGTGT ATGTAACGAACCATATACAGGATCTGAGTGTTCCGCTCAATCTGTAGTTGCCTCATCAGAACAGAACGTGATTGCCATTTCTCTCGGTGCAGTTTTCGGTGTTCTACTAATTGCCATCATATTTActgttatcatcattttcgtACGACGTAGGAAGAAACGACAACAATCCAG TAACCTTCATCGGGATCCACTTTCCGTGGAAGCATTATTCTGGAGACAAATCAACGAAGAAACAAGAATTCCCAGACCTCAACTTTCCACTACAGGTCGTTACAATCTGCCGTTG cATGTCAATACGGATGCAAGCAGTTTATCGCTGGAACGCGATATGGGCCGGATGTCGTTTAGTCGTTTTTCGTGGTACTCTATGGCATCGTCACGCCAAACACGACGACCTTCACCTTCGTTACCCCGTGAAATCGACGATGACGCCGATTCCGATATGTATAACTATTTCGATACTCTGTTTGGTGGGGTGGAATCTTCTTCGGTGGATAGAAAGGAACAg ttCAAAATTAAGAGACCCAGAATTATGCCAACTAGACCTGGAGGGCTGTTTCGCCTGGAGACGGATGAAGCGGATACGAATACAATATAG